A genomic region of Candidatus Binatia bacterium contains the following coding sequences:
- the purK gene encoding 5-(carboxyamino)imidazole ribonucleotide synthase gives MKHVETIGVIGGGQLGRMFALDAKRMGYNVITLDPQEHSPCGQVADEQIVAAYHDLAAVEELGRRSDVVTYEFENIDIGSVRRLEELGHRVLPGSGVLHVTQNRLLEKEFARTAGIATTPFARVASEAELVAAAESVGFPAILKTVRGGYDGKGQWAVASLDEARAALAAANGVELIFERAVELERELSVVATRNEHDEIVAYPVAENEHDRGVLAMTIAPARVDEATARRAKETAAAVGRGIGIVGTYCVEFFLSTAGELLLNEIAPRPHNSGHYTIDVTPCSQYEQHVRAICDLPLSPPRLLANAIMMNVLGDGHGDHLAGIPDLLRDPSIVLHVYGKRHAVARRKMGHFTMLVDGPVDDAAIARARAAHAKLRWTAC, from the coding sequence TTGAAGCACGTCGAGACGATCGGCGTCATCGGCGGCGGCCAGCTCGGGCGCATGTTCGCGCTCGACGCGAAGCGCATGGGCTACAACGTCATAACGCTCGACCCCCAGGAGCATTCGCCGTGCGGCCAGGTCGCCGACGAGCAGATCGTCGCCGCGTACCACGATCTCGCAGCCGTCGAGGAGCTCGGCCGGCGTAGCGACGTCGTGACGTACGAGTTCGAGAACATCGACATCGGCTCGGTGCGCCGCCTCGAAGAGCTCGGGCATCGGGTGCTGCCTGGGAGCGGCGTGCTGCACGTGACGCAGAACCGGCTCCTCGAGAAGGAGTTCGCGCGCACGGCAGGCATTGCGACGACGCCGTTCGCGCGCGTTGCGAGCGAGGCGGAGCTCGTTGCAGCGGCCGAGAGCGTCGGATTTCCGGCGATCCTCAAGACGGTGCGCGGCGGCTACGACGGCAAGGGCCAGTGGGCGGTAGCCTCGCTCGACGAAGCGCGCGCAGCGCTCGCGGCCGCAAACGGCGTCGAGCTGATTTTCGAGCGCGCCGTCGAGCTCGAGCGCGAGCTCAGCGTCGTTGCCACGCGCAACGAGCACGACGAGATCGTCGCCTATCCCGTCGCCGAGAACGAGCACGACCGCGGCGTGCTCGCGATGACGATCGCGCCCGCGCGCGTTGACGAAGCGACCGCGCGGCGCGCGAAGGAGACGGCCGCCGCGGTCGGGCGGGGGATCGGCATCGTCGGTACGTACTGCGTCGAGTTCTTCCTCTCGACCGCGGGCGAGCTGCTGCTCAACGAGATTGCGCCCCGTCCGCATAACAGCGGCCACTACACGATCGACGTCACGCCCTGCTCGCAGTACGAGCAGCACGTCCGCGCGATCTGCGATCTGCCGCTCTCGCCGCCGCGGCTGCTCGCGAACGCGATCATGATGAACGTGCTCGGTGACGGCCACGGCGACCACCTTGCGGGAATCCCCGACCTGCTGCGCGATCCGTCGATCGTCTTGCACGTCTACGGCAAGCGCCACGCCGTCGCGCGCCGCAAGATGGGGCACTTCACGATGCTCGTCGACGGTCCGGTGGACGACGCGGCGATCGCGCGCGCGCGGGCCGCTCACGCGAAGCTGCGGTGGACGGCGTGCTAG
- a CDS encoding beta-galactosidase, with protein MPRFLLGINYWPRQSAMYMWQRFDVAAIGEDMARIKSLGLDAVRFFLMWDAFQPEPGRMDDDALRRFDAVMDRIADAGLRAMPTLFCGHMSGVNWLPAWSLERETVKGRFRTIAGGAVVERQIGDFYADPELVRAQVFFARRVGERVRDHPALLGWDLGNEFSNVREPATPDDAARWSARLTETLLDVSGAPVSGGMHGEDLDRDRRLRPSSIARPWEFATMHGYSVYSAFARDRLDTNVVPFLCQLQQSFSGKRVLFSELGNPACPPDTEQVDGFACLDENEMAHYARGAIDRLHARGALGAFWWCWADYDPALAALAPFDLAPHELRFGVVRSDATFKPVAQTLAQIAAENRSVVEALPAPIADQAEHYAGLPESIVAEYRAYCDTHE; from the coding sequence ATGCCACGTTTTCTTCTGGGGATCAACTACTGGCCGCGGCAGAGCGCGATGTATATGTGGCAACGCTTCGACGTCGCCGCGATCGGCGAGGACATGGCGCGCATCAAGTCGCTCGGTCTCGACGCGGTGCGCTTCTTTCTGATGTGGGACGCCTTCCAACCGGAGCCGGGGAGGATGGACGACGACGCGCTGCGCCGCTTCGACGCGGTGATGGATCGCATCGCCGATGCGGGCCTGCGCGCGATGCCGACGCTCTTCTGCGGTCACATGAGCGGCGTCAATTGGCTGCCGGCGTGGAGCCTCGAGCGCGAAACCGTGAAGGGCCGCTTCCGCACGATCGCCGGCGGCGCCGTCGTCGAGCGGCAGATCGGCGACTTCTACGCCGACCCCGAGTTGGTGCGCGCGCAGGTCTTCTTCGCGAGGCGCGTCGGCGAACGCGTCCGCGACCATCCGGCGCTTCTCGGCTGGGATCTCGGCAACGAGTTCTCCAACGTGCGCGAGCCCGCGACGCCGGACGACGCGGCGCGTTGGAGCGCGCGGCTGACCGAGACGCTGCTCGACGTCTCGGGCGCGCCGGTCAGCGGCGGGATGCACGGCGAGGATCTCGATCGCGATCGTCGCTTGCGGCCGTCGAGCATCGCCCGGCCGTGGGAGTTTGCAACGATGCACGGCTACTCGGTCTACAGCGCGTTCGCGCGCGACCGTCTCGACACGAACGTCGTGCCGTTTCTCTGTCAGCTCCAACAATCGTTTAGCGGCAAGCGCGTCCTCTTCAGCGAGCTGGGAAACCCCGCGTGCCCGCCGGACACGGAGCAGGTCGACGGCTTCGCCTGTCTCGACGAGAACGAGATGGCGCACTACGCGCGCGGCGCGATCGATCGCCTGCACGCGCGCGGCGCCCTCGGCGCTTTCTGGTGGTGCTGGGCCGATTACGATCCGGCGCTCGCGGCGCTTGCGCCATTCGATCTCGCGCCGCACGAGCTGCGATTCGGCGTCGTTCGGAGCGACGCGACCTTCAAGCCGGTCGCGCAGACGCTCGCGCAGATCGCCGCGGAGAATCGCAGCGTCGTCGAAGCGCTTCCGGCTCCGATCGCCGATCAAGCCGAGCACTACGCCGGGTTGCCCGAGAGCATCGTTGCCGAGTATCGTGCGTATTGTGACACGCATGAATGA
- a CDS encoding ABC transporter ATP-binding protein, which produces MTLPLARLDDGEAVVARDLVVRYDDFTALVGATLSVHYGEALGIVGPNGSGKSTLLKTIAGLLLPASGELRVLGSRPHDLPAGAIAYVPQVEAVDWSFPATVWDVVAMGRFSRLRFWQRFGARDREIVRRALDVVKMGPLAERRIANLSGGQQQRAFVARAIAQEPQLLLLDEPTTGVDAATEESLREIVRELVGEGMPVLVATHDLDRVDEWFDRLLVLDRRVLALGTPREVVESGAYTAIREHTHTHGHLRLDHEPHAAHAAHPEVRDEPWKH; this is translated from the coding sequence ATGACGCTGCCGCTCGCCCGCCTCGATGACGGCGAAGCGGTCGTCGCGCGCGATCTCGTCGTCCGCTACGACGATTTCACCGCGCTCGTCGGTGCGACGCTCTCGGTGCACTACGGCGAAGCGCTCGGGATCGTCGGGCCGAACGGCTCGGGAAAGTCGACGCTCCTCAAGACGATCGCCGGACTCTTGCTTCCCGCGAGCGGCGAGTTGCGCGTCCTCGGGTCGCGGCCGCACGATCTGCCGGCCGGAGCGATCGCGTACGTGCCGCAGGTCGAGGCGGTGGATTGGTCGTTTCCCGCGACGGTCTGGGACGTCGTCGCGATGGGGCGCTTCTCGCGGCTGCGCTTCTGGCAGCGATTCGGTGCGCGCGATCGAGAGATCGTGCGCCGCGCCCTCGACGTCGTGAAGATGGGCCCGCTCGCGGAGCGCCGCATCGCGAATCTCTCGGGCGGACAGCAGCAACGCGCCTTTGTCGCGCGCGCAATCGCGCAAGAGCCACAACTGCTGCTGCTCGACGAGCCGACGACCGGCGTCGACGCGGCGACCGAAGAGTCGTTGCGCGAGATCGTGCGCGAGCTCGTCGGCGAGGGGATGCCGGTGCTCGTCGCGACCCACGACCTCGATCGGGTCGACGAATGGTTCGACCGGCTGCTCGTGCTCGATCGCCGCGTCCTCGCGCTCGGCACGCCGCGCGAGGTCGTCGAATCCGGCGCGTACACCGCGATCCGCGAGCACACGCACACGCACGGCCATCTGCGCCTCGATCACGAGCCGCACGCGGCCCACGCCGCCCATCCCGAAGTCCGAGACGAGCCGTGGAAGCATTAA
- a CDS encoding metal ABC transporter substrate-binding protein codes for MRRVATIALLAALTACAAHSPTAPDGKIHVATTISTLNSFVQGVGGEYVSVKSIVPIGASPETFQPAPADVATVADANLLVENGAGLEAWLDRLLRDASSRDLRVVVCADGMPVKNLNPHLWMDPVLAKEYVRKIRDALIAIDPAHAAGYRRNATAYDARLDELIARIRASIATIPPSHRYMIVFHNAWQYYNDRFGITTLGFVERNPGQEPNPAQIAGLIDLAKRHNVRAVFSEPEYSPKILYSIAQAAGIQVVENLYDDSIGTDPRVANYIAMLTYDTAVIVKALK; via the coding sequence ATGAGGCGCGTCGCCACGATCGCGCTCCTCGCCGCGCTAACGGCGTGCGCGGCGCATAGCCCGACCGCGCCGGACGGCAAGATTCACGTCGCGACGACGATCTCCACCCTCAACTCGTTCGTGCAAGGGGTCGGCGGCGAATACGTGAGCGTAAAGAGCATCGTGCCGATCGGCGCCTCGCCGGAGACGTTCCAGCCGGCTCCGGCCGACGTCGCAACGGTCGCCGACGCCAATCTGCTCGTCGAAAACGGCGCCGGGCTCGAAGCGTGGCTCGACCGGCTTCTGCGCGACGCGTCGTCGCGCGATCTGCGCGTCGTCGTCTGCGCCGACGGCATGCCGGTGAAGAACCTCAATCCGCACCTCTGGATGGATCCCGTGCTCGCGAAGGAGTACGTGCGTAAGATCCGCGACGCGCTGATCGCGATCGATCCCGCGCACGCAGCCGGCTACCGGCGCAACGCGACGGCCTACGACGCGCGGCTCGACGAGCTGATCGCTCGCATCCGGGCGTCGATCGCGACGATTCCGCCATCCCATCGCTACATGATCGTCTTTCATAACGCGTGGCAGTACTACAACGACCGCTTCGGCATCACGACGCTCGGTTTCGTCGAACGCAATCCCGGCCAGGAGCCGAACCCCGCGCAGATCGCCGGCCTCATCGATCTCGCGAAGCGCCACAACGTGCGCGCGGTCTTCAGCGAACCGGAGTACAGCCCGAAGATCCTCTACTCGATCGCGCAAGCCGCCGGAATCCAGGTCGTAGAGAATCTCTACGACGATTCGATCGGTACCGACCCGCGTGTCGCCAACTACATCGCGATGCTGACCTACGATACCGCCGTCATCGTCAAGGCGCTCAAATGA
- a CDS encoding transcriptional repressor has product MGVRAEYVTRPREQIASILAREPRFLSAADIYERLKRGGTRVSLSTVYRTLERLRARGEITERTDAAGEASYMLCEPERHHHHAICGNCGRVEDVDCDAIERFAESLRKLHGFELDGHAMEFFGRCSACR; this is encoded by the coding sequence ATGGGAGTCCGGGCTGAATACGTCACGCGCCCGCGCGAGCAGATCGCCTCGATCCTGGCGCGCGAGCCGCGCTTTCTCTCCGCGGCCGACATCTACGAGCGCCTGAAGCGCGGCGGCACGCGCGTCTCGCTCTCGACGGTCTATCGCACGCTCGAGCGCCTGCGAGCGAGGGGCGAAATCACCGAACGCACCGACGCCGCCGGCGAGGCGAGTTACATGCTCTGCGAGCCGGAGCGCCACCATCACCACGCGATCTGCGGCAACTGCGGGCGCGTCGAAGACGTAGACTGCGACGCGATCGAGCGCTTCGCCGAATCGCTGCGCAAGCTCCACGGCTTCGAGCTGGACGGTCACGCGATGGAGTTCTTCGGACGATGCAGCGCGTGCAGATGA
- a CDS encoding metal ABC transporter permease: MEALTAPFHYAFMQRAFVAALAVGLLCSTMGTYVILRRLSFIGDGIAHASFAGIVIAYLRGANFYLGAAVVAVLTALGIGFVHRRGRISLDTTIGVLFTGMFALGVFLMSQQRSYAVDLQSFLFGDILAVQPQDLWLILGLSVAVAAAVVVLFRGLLYTTFDPVVAQASGIASPAYEYALLVMLALTIVVALQAVGIVLVAALLVTPAAAAYQLTSRFAPMMALSALLGAASTLGGLYLSYYVRASSGATIVLLATLLFFAALGLKYLRRLSARPS; encoded by the coding sequence GTGGAAGCATTAACGGCGCCGTTCCACTACGCGTTCATGCAGCGCGCGTTCGTCGCGGCGCTCGCCGTCGGCTTGCTGTGCTCGACGATGGGCACGTACGTCATCCTGCGGCGCCTCTCGTTCATCGGCGACGGCATCGCGCACGCCTCGTTTGCGGGAATCGTGATCGCATACTTGCGCGGCGCGAACTTCTACCTCGGCGCGGCGGTCGTCGCGGTGCTGACGGCGCTCGGCATCGGCTTCGTCCATCGCCGCGGCCGCATCTCGCTCGACACGACGATCGGCGTGCTCTTCACCGGGATGTTCGCGCTCGGCGTCTTTCTGATGAGCCAGCAGCGCAGCTATGCGGTGGACCTGCAGAGCTTTCTCTTCGGCGACATCCTCGCCGTGCAGCCGCAGGATCTCTGGCTGATCCTCGGGTTGAGCGTCGCGGTCGCAGCCGCCGTCGTCGTGCTCTTCCGCGGGCTGCTCTATACGACGTTCGATCCGGTCGTGGCGCAGGCGAGCGGCATCGCGTCGCCGGCATACGAGTACGCGCTGCTCGTGATGCTCGCGCTGACGATCGTCGTCGCGCTGCAGGCCGTGGGCATCGTGCTCGTCGCGGCGCTGCTCGTCACGCCCGCGGCCGCCGCCTATCAGCTGACGTCGCGCTTCGCGCCGATGATGGCGCTTTCGGCGCTGCTCGGCGCCGCGAGCACGCTCGGCGGCCTCTACTTGTCGTACTACGTGCGCGCGTCGAGCGGCGCGACGATCGTGCTCCTCGCGACGCTGCTCTTCTTCGCGGCGCTCGGCCTGAAGTATCTGCGCCGGCTCAGCGCGCGGCCATCGTAA
- the purE gene encoding 5-(carboxyamino)imidazole ribonucleotide mutase — translation MAQKDGAPVVGIIMGSRSDWETMAAARDTLEELGVPCETRVVSAHRMPDEMFDYAQSAADRGLRAIIAAAGGAAHLPGMTAAKTLIPVIGVPVQSARLSGLDSLLSIVQMPAGVPVATMAIGGAVNAALFAARIVALADPGVAERLAAYVARMHDAAASSVLD, via the coding sequence ATGGCGCAAAAGGACGGAGCACCGGTCGTCGGTATCATCATGGGCAGCCGTTCGGATTGGGAGACGATGGCGGCCGCGCGCGATACGCTCGAAGAACTCGGAGTTCCGTGCGAGACGCGCGTCGTTTCCGCGCACCGCATGCCCGACGAGATGTTCGACTACGCGCAATCGGCCGCGGATCGCGGTCTGCGCGCGATTATCGCGGCGGCCGGCGGCGCCGCGCACCTTCCCGGAATGACCGCCGCGAAGACGTTGATTCCGGTCATCGGCGTCCCGGTGCAATCCGCGCGCTTGAGCGGGCTCGACTCGCTGCTCTCGATCGTGCAGATGCCGGCGGGCGTTCCGGTCGCGACGATGGCGATCGGGGGCGCGGTCAACGCCGCGCTCTTCGCGGCGCGCATCGTCGCGCTCGCGGATCCCGGCGTCGCGGAGCGCCTCGCGGCGTACGTCGCGCGCATGCACGACGCCGCGGCCTCCAGCGTTCTCGATTGA
- a CDS encoding SDR family NAD(P)-dependent oxidoreductase has translation MNEPARTLIVTGASSGIGRALALAGAKAGFRIVATARRADRLEELVREIRSARGACIAIAGDVTARDMPARIVEAATNAFERIDVVVNNAGLGAYGALLEISDAEIEAQWQLHVGAPIRLARAALPQLEATRGQLVFIGSGIVRVPLPRYGGYAPAKAAIRAAAIQLRRELRSKGIAVTYVDPGVVASEFHSRLGIKRTVNLVASPEQAARAILRGIRHRSAVVNAVKWQTAFSTIGEWAGTLADPIIIRSFTNQPAAVDETVCHPERRPEGPQVKVEGRKDNFDAALEPVARRMERVKLPASFLREAMSPGATLELNALAMRWAGMPNKNERAVLREALDALAAGGFLEPAQEETWRVLRAAD, from the coding sequence ATGAATGAGCCGGCGCGCACGCTGATCGTCACCGGCGCGAGCTCGGGCATCGGCCGAGCGCTGGCGCTTGCGGGAGCGAAGGCCGGATTCCGCATCGTCGCGACCGCGCGACGAGCCGACCGGCTCGAGGAACTGGTGCGTGAGATTCGCAGCGCGCGCGGCGCGTGCATCGCGATTGCGGGCGACGTGACGGCGCGCGATATGCCGGCGCGAATCGTCGAAGCCGCGACGAACGCGTTCGAGCGGATCGACGTCGTCGTCAACAACGCCGGCCTCGGCGCCTACGGCGCGCTGCTCGAGATCAGCGACGCCGAGATCGAGGCGCAGTGGCAGCTCCACGTCGGCGCGCCGATCCGCTTAGCGCGCGCGGCGCTCCCGCAGCTCGAGGCGACGCGCGGTCAGCTCGTCTTCATCGGCTCGGGCATCGTGCGCGTGCCGCTGCCGCGCTACGGCGGGTACGCGCCGGCGAAGGCCGCGATCCGTGCCGCCGCGATCCAGCTGCGGCGCGAGCTGCGCTCGAAGGGGATCGCGGTAACGTACGTGGATCCCGGGGTCGTCGCGTCGGAATTTCACTCGCGGCTCGGGATCAAGCGCACCGTGAATCTCGTCGCCTCGCCCGAACAGGCGGCGCGCGCGATCCTGCGCGGCATCCGGCATCGCTCGGCCGTCGTCAACGCGGTGAAATGGCAGACGGCGTTCTCGACGATCGGCGAATGGGCCGGCACGCTCGCGGATCCGATCATCATCCGCTCCTTCACGAACCAACCCGCTGCGGTCGACGAAACAGTGTGTCACCCTGAGCGAAGGCCCGAAGGGCCGCAGGTGAAGGTCGAAGGGCGTAAGGACAATTTCGACGCCGCGCTCGAACCGGTTGCGCGGCGTATGGAACGCGTAAAGTTACCCGCAAGTTTTCTGCGTGAGGCGATGTCGCCGGGCGCGACGCTCGAACTCAACGCGCTGGCGATGCGCTGGGCCGGAATGCCGAATAAGAACGAGCGCGCGGTATTGCGCGAAGCGCTCGACGCCCTCGCGGCCGGGGGTTTTCTCGAACCCGCGCAGGAGGAGACGTGGAGAGTGCTGCGCGCCGCCGACTGA